A region of Pyxidicoccus parkwaysis DNA encodes the following proteins:
- a CDS encoding sensor histidine kinase — MRRFQDPLPFEELSHDDALVLLEVVRELAHLRELEDIMALVRRAARQLSGADGVTFVLREGEHVYYADEEAIAPLWKGRRFPINACISGWVMLNRTQAVVEDIYADERVPADAYRTTFVKSLAMVPIRRAEPIGSIGAYWAERTTPGARQVALLQALADSAAVAVENGRLYEAERAARRAAEAETRLRKELLAMVSHDLRNPLNVITMTTSLLAPLLAPLNGRARNHLDTINRSTLRMERLIHDLLDFAAIEAGAFRLASEPLAVSTLMEQAEELRPLAHERGIDLELRPPETDISVRCDPGRIHQVFSNLVGNAVRFTPSGGVIQLAAAVRENLVELSVSDTGTGIDSDVLPVLFDRVQRPPARTPGSGVGLGLSITRGIIEAHGGSLSVVSEVGRGTTFTFTLPVA; from the coding sequence TTGCGCCGTTTCCAGGACCCGCTTCCGTTCGAGGAATTGTCTCACGATGACGCGCTCGTGCTGCTGGAGGTCGTGCGAGAGCTTGCCCACCTCCGGGAGCTCGAGGACATCATGGCGCTGGTGCGCCGTGCGGCCCGCCAGCTGAGTGGCGCGGATGGAGTCACCTTCGTGCTGCGCGAGGGCGAGCACGTGTACTACGCGGACGAGGAGGCCATCGCCCCGCTGTGGAAGGGGCGGCGCTTCCCCATCAACGCCTGCATCTCCGGCTGGGTGATGCTGAACCGCACGCAGGCCGTGGTGGAGGACATCTACGCCGACGAGCGCGTGCCCGCCGACGCGTACCGCACCACCTTCGTGAAGAGCCTGGCCATGGTGCCCATCCGCCGCGCGGAGCCCATTGGCTCCATTGGCGCGTACTGGGCGGAGCGCACCACGCCGGGCGCACGGCAGGTGGCGCTGCTGCAGGCGCTGGCGGACTCGGCGGCGGTGGCGGTGGAGAACGGGCGCCTCTACGAGGCCGAGCGCGCTGCGCGCCGCGCGGCGGAGGCGGAGACGCGGCTGCGCAAGGAATTGCTGGCCATGGTGTCGCATGATTTGCGCAACCCGCTGAACGTCATCACCATGACGACGTCACTGCTGGCGCCGTTGCTGGCCCCGCTCAATGGGCGCGCGCGCAACCACCTGGACACCATCAACCGCTCGACGCTGCGCATGGAGCGGCTCATCCATGACCTGCTGGACTTCGCGGCGATTGAAGCCGGAGCGTTCCGGCTGGCGTCGGAGCCGCTGGCGGTGAGCACGCTGATGGAGCAGGCCGAGGAGCTGCGGCCGCTGGCGCACGAGCGGGGCATTGATTTGGAGCTGCGGCCGCCCGAGACGGACATCTCCGTGCGGTGCGACCCGGGCCGCATCCACCAGGTGTTCTCCAACCTCGTGGGCAACGCGGTGCGCTTCACGCCGAGCGGTGGAGTCATCCAGCTGGCGGCGGCGGTGCGGGAGAACCTGGTGGAGCTGAGCGTGTCGGACACGGGGACGGGGATTGATTCGGACGTGCTGCCCGTGCTGTTCGACCGCGTGCAGCGCCCGCCCGCGCGCACACCGGGAAGTGGCGTGGGACTGGGGCTGTCCATCACCCGCGGCATCATCGAGGCGCATGGCGGCTCGCTCTCGGTGGTGAGCGAGGTGGGCCGGGGCACGACGTTCACGTTCACCTTGCCCGTGGCTTGA